AGCAGCTCGAGCTGACCGACGCGGGGGTCGTCCTGCGCGCCTGGGCCGACGCGCGGGCGCTCGACCAGGTGCTGCTCAACCTCGTCGACAACGCGATCAAGTACACGCCGGAAGGTGGCCGGATCACGGTCGGCGCGCGGCTCGACGAGGACAAGATCATCGTCGAGGTCAGCGATACGGGGCCCGGGATCTCGCGCGCCCACCTCGATCGGATCTTCGAGCGCTTCTACCGCGTGGACAAAGGGCGCGCCCGCGACCAGGGCGGCACGGGCTTGGGCCTGAGCATCGTCAAGCACCTCGTCTCGCGCATGGACGGGGACGTGACGGTCGAGAGCGAGGTCGGGGAGGGCACGACGTTCCGGGTGACCCTCCAGGCCGCGGCGTAGCAGGTCGCCGTCAGTGAACGCGCCGCGCGCCGTGCCGCACGTCTTCGCCCTCGACCATGTAGACGACCATCTCCGCGATGTTCGTCGCGAGATCGGCGATCCGCTCGAGGCACTTCGCGCTCGAGGTCAGGCCCATGCCGACGTCGGCCATCATCGGGTTCCGCTTCATGAAGGCGATGCTCCGCGCGAGCGCGCGGGCGTGCATCGCGTCGACGGCGTCGTCCATCACGAGCACGCGGTGGGCCCGCTCGGCGTTCCCGTCGACGAACGCGTCGAGCGCGAGGTCGAGCATCTCGGCTCCGCGTGAGCCCATCTCGTGGAGGATGGCCTTGATCCCGCGGACCTCCTCGGCGTCGGTGGCGAGGGTCCCGGCGCGCTCCGCCACGTTGACGGCTTCGTCCCCGATCGTCTCGAGGGACGCGACCACCTTGAGCGCGGTGACGAGCAGGCGCAGATCGCGCCCCACGGGGGAGCGCAGCGCGAGGATGCGCACCGCGAGCTCGTCGCACGCCAGCTCGTCCGCGTTGACCAGACGGTCGGCGTCGTCCACGGCGCGGGCCCGCTTCACGTCGCCGTCCTCGATCGCGCCGAGCGCCTCGGCGATGAGCCGCTCGCAGCGGCCGCCCATGGCGAGGAGCCGGTCCTTGAGCTCGCGGAGCTCGGCGTCGAAGTGGCGGTCTGTGTGGCGGAAGGGCGAGGTGGGCTCCGAGGCTGAACGGGATCGTGTCACAGCTGGCGTGGCCGCCAAACGAAGAAAGCCGCCGCCCCATCGGGACGGCGGCCTCCTCGGGGAAGGTGAGCTCAGTTCTCCGGGAACGCGGCCCAGCCCTCGGCCCAGTTGGTGCCGCCGTTCTCGAAGGCGCCCGCGTAGCTCGCGCTGGTGTCGCCGAAGGCAGGCGCCACCCCGCTCAGGGCCACCCCGGGGATGTAGTTCGGCGCCGTGATGCTGGTGTCGCCGAGCATGGGGTCGGTCTCGAAGTCGTTGTTGCGGGCGGGGTCGGTGAACGCCGCGGCCTCGTCGAAGCCCATGTCGTCGTCGTCCTCTCCGGTCTCGGCCGGGAAGTCGCCCACCTCGTAGAAGTAGCTGTTCTCGATCGAGAGGTTGGTGGGCCACTCGTCCGCGAGGTTCAGCTCCTCGGAGCGGAGGTCCGGCGGCGCGTTGAAGTTCACCGCGACGAGGTTGTCGATGTCCGCGCGGAAGCCCTCGCGGAGGACCGCGACGCGGCCTTCGCCGGCGCCGACGAGCGTGATGTTCGAGATGCTCGGGTTGGTGCGGGGCTCGGCGCTCTCGTCGGAGCCGAGGTTGTCGCACTCGATGGCGTTGTCGCCGATGCCGGGGAACTGGTGCACGACGATGAACTGCGCCTCGCCGCGCCAGCCCTCGTCACAGTCGAGGCCGTCGTCGGACGGGCCGCTGATGATGGCGTGGTCGAGGTTGGCGGTGCCGCCGAAGAACTCGATGCCGTCGTCCTTGCCGCGGTGCACCTGGACGTAGCTGAGGGTGGTGCCGCTGCCGCAGCCGGCGACGGTGAGACCGTTCAGCTCGTTGTCGGGGCTGAGCTCGGCGCCCGCGAACTCGATGCGCACGTACTGGAGCGTGCCGCAGCTCGAGCCGTCGTCGCCGCCGCCGTAGCGGCCGCGGTCGTCGCCGACCTCGATGCCCTCGACGCGGTCCTCGAAGAACCCGGGCGCGTCGCACTCGGGGGTGCCGGTGTCGCCGTCGTCGATGCAGGAGCCGTCGTTGGTGGTGGCCGAGCCGAGCAGGGCCACGCCCGCCCAGTCGCCGGTCACGCGCTCACCCACCGGCGCGCCGGAGGTGAAGACGATGGGCGCGGCCGCGGTGCCGACCGCGTTCAGCTGCGCGCCGCGGGTCACGATGAGCGCGGAGCCTCCATCCACGCCCGGCTCGCCGATGATCTCGGTGCCGGCGTCGATGGTCAGGACCGCGTCGTTGGTCACGTAGATGCGCCCGTTCAGCACGTACAGCGGGCAGCTCCACCGGGTGTCGGCGTCGATCTCGCCGCTGATGACGACGCCCTCTGCGTCGCACTCCGGGGGCGGGACGTCACCGTCGGTCGGCGTGGTCCCGGTGTCGGCGCCGGCGTCCTCCGTGACGACTTCTCCGTCGTCACAGCCGAACAGTAGCGCGCCGGTCAAGCCGCAAACCAAGCTCAGTCTCATCCATCGCATCATGGATCCTCGTTTCAGGGTGTCTGTAGAGGATCTCTTGGATCCTCTGCAAAATCAGTGGTTGTACTGGAGGCTGAGGCTTCCGCTCATTCCGGGATCTACACGGTTCTCCAGGAAGTCTCCCTGGTAGTAGTCCTGGGTCTGGAAGAGGAGG
This is a stretch of genomic DNA from Sandaracinaceae bacterium. It encodes these proteins:
- the phoU gene encoding phosphate signaling complex protein PhoU, whose product is MTRSRSASEPTSPFRHTDRHFDAELRELKDRLLAMGGRCERLIAEALGAIEDGDVKRARAVDDADRLVNADELACDELAVRILALRSPVGRDLRLLVTALKVVASLETIGDEAVNVAERAGTLATDAEEVRGIKAILHEMGSRGAEMLDLALDAFVDGNAERAHRVLVMDDAVDAMHARALARSIAFMKRNPMMADVGMGLTSSAKCLERIADLATNIAEMVVYMVEGEDVRHGARRVH